One genomic window of Sporosarcina ureae includes the following:
- a CDS encoding zf-HC2 domain-containing protein: MKCNIVQDLLPSYIDGICREETASEVKTHIEKCVQCNKMIQMMQQPTQHVVEPKFEEAKEPFKRINKKRRLQVIAASLLTFLVMIISYQVVQNVGVVNQYFFPMAHGVVNITDDDEEWQSLNFNEENYLIYDRVFWKKSIVNTVSNDIDSGNEIEGDILLRVKDVNGKVVVDEIQVSSGQSVKLDGLKKNKKYFFEIKASQGRYFINAI; encoded by the coding sequence ATGAAATGTAATATTGTACAGGATTTATTACCTTCTTATATTGATGGTATTTGCAGGGAAGAAACGGCTTCTGAGGTAAAGACTCATATTGAGAAGTGTGTCCAATGCAACAAAATGATACAAATGATGCAACAACCGACACAACATGTTGTCGAACCAAAATTTGAAGAGGCGAAAGAACCTTTTAAACGAATTAATAAAAAGCGGCGTTTACAAGTGATTGCTGCTTCACTATTGACATTTCTAGTTATGATAATCAGTTATCAGGTCGTTCAAAATGTGGGGGTGGTTAACCAATACTTTTTCCCAATGGCGCATGGGGTAGTAAATATAACTGACGATGATGAAGAGTGGCAAAGCCTGAATTTTAATGAAGAAAATTATCTGATATATGATCGTGTTTTCTGGAAGAAGTCTATTGTAAATACTGTTAGTAATGACATTGATAGTGGGAATGAAATTGAAGGCGATATTCTTTTAAGAGTGAAAGATGTAAATGGTAAAGTAGTGGTCGATGAAATTCAAGTGAGTTCTGGACAAAGTGTTAAATTGGATGGTTTAAAGAAAAACAAAAAGTACTTTTTTGAAATAAAGGCATCACAAGGAAGATATTTTATTAATGCGATATGA
- a CDS encoding conserved phage C-terminal domain-containing protein produces MKLLINEQPLQLLPSLVHVVGLNEALFLQQLHFRSLISKNVRDGHQWVNKTYDQWLEEFSFLSRMTIKRTIYNLEKQGYVISTSEYNKMKIDKTKWYRIDYTKLPALSIQDDPSVEEAVPAKSELEIDHATFQSDTTDVSLRNAVSYQSETKDCANVGRPITKELKELKRIKNKDLVEKPLDVTHFVIAYLNEKTGKQFKAASAANKKFINARVKEGYTQQDFIQVIDLKVSQWNTNPEFRAYLRPSTLFNPTNFENYLNEQPVIPVQHTPRRVPKSPVLDFSRGEDLG; encoded by the coding sequence ATGAAGTTATTAATCAATGAACAGCCATTACAATTACTACCGTCTCTTGTGCATGTAGTCGGATTAAACGAGGCATTATTTCTGCAACAGCTGCATTTCCGATCACTTATTTCAAAAAATGTGCGCGACGGCCATCAGTGGGTGAATAAAACGTATGATCAATGGCTGGAGGAGTTTTCATTCTTGTCACGTATGACGATCAAACGTACGATTTATAATTTAGAAAAACAAGGATACGTTATTTCGACTTCTGAATACAATAAGATGAAAATTGATAAGACGAAATGGTATCGAATTGATTACACCAAACTCCCTGCCTTGTCTATTCAAGATGACCCGTCGGTTGAAGAAGCGGTACCAGCAAAAAGTGAACTGGAAATAGATCATGCGACGTTTCAATCTGATACAACGGACGTTTCACTTCGAAACGCTGTGTCGTACCAAAGTGAAACGAAGGACTGTGCCAATGTGGGACGGCCTATAACCAAAGAACTTAAAGAACTTAAAAGAATAAAGAATAAAGATCTTGTCGAGAAGCCTCTCGACGTTACGCATTTCGTCATTGCCTATTTGAATGAGAAAACCGGTAAGCAATTTAAAGCAGCGTCTGCAGCTAATAAGAAATTTATTAATGCAAGAGTGAAAGAAGGCTATACACAACAGGATTTTATACAAGTCATTGATCTCAAAGTGTCGCAATGGAATACTAATCCTGAATTTCGAGCATACTTACGTCCTTCCACATTATTCAACCCGACGAACTTTGAAAACTATTTGAATGAACAGCCGGTAATACCTGTACAACATACGCCAAGGCGCGTGCCCAAATCGCCTGTATTGGATTTTAGTAGAGGGGAAGATTTAGGCTAG
- a CDS encoding pyridoxamine kinase, with the protein MKKVAIIQDLSSFGKCSLTAAIPVLSVMGVQACPLPTAMLTAQTEYPSYYCNDLTSAMPLYTKEWEKLHVTFDGIHTGYITGKEQIHHILTFLESFYTDRTLLLVDPVLGDNGKAYDNFDEELLEQMKVLVARADIITPNITECCLLTGYSYDALHRCVDEQDYLKIVEDAGKQLQQATGAEIIITGIQPPSRQFTIGNMYINDTDTLFTTVPYNNKSYSGTGDLFASVLMGSRLRGMDMEQSISLAKEFLLAAIEDTALDDTPLEAGVNFEKYLRMLL; encoded by the coding sequence ATGAAAAAAGTTGCAATTATTCAAGATTTGTCTTCATTCGGTAAATGCTCACTCACTGCCGCGATTCCTGTGCTTTCTGTGATGGGTGTGCAGGCATGTCCACTGCCGACTGCGATGTTGACTGCACAAACAGAATATCCGAGCTATTACTGCAATGATTTGACGAGTGCCATGCCGCTCTATACAAAGGAGTGGGAGAAGCTCCATGTCACGTTTGACGGCATTCATACCGGTTATATTACGGGCAAAGAGCAAATTCATCATATCCTTACATTTCTCGAGAGTTTTTATACTGATCGAACGCTATTACTCGTGGATCCGGTACTCGGTGACAATGGAAAAGCGTATGACAATTTTGACGAAGAACTTCTTGAACAAATGAAGGTTCTCGTTGCGCGAGCGGATATTATTACGCCGAACATTACGGAATGTTGTTTGCTGACCGGTTATAGTTATGACGCATTGCACCGCTGCGTTGATGAACAAGATTACCTGAAGATTGTAGAGGATGCGGGTAAGCAGCTTCAACAAGCAACTGGCGCTGAAATTATCATTACAGGCATTCAACCACCTAGCCGACAATTTACGATCGGCAATATGTATATTAACGACACAGATACTCTTTTCACCACGGTGCCGTACAATAATAAAAGCTATTCAGGCACTGGTGATTTATTCGCATCAGTACTGATGGGCAGCCGACTTCGTGGTATGGACATGGAACAGTCGATTTCGCTTGCGAAAGAATTTTTGCTCGCCGCTATAGAAGATACTGCGTTAGACGATACACCGTTAGAAGCGGGAGTGAATTTTGAAAAGTATTTGCGGATGCTGTTGTGA
- a CDS encoding RNA polymerase sigma factor, with the protein MEDLSEVYKSYANEVKAFLLCLTSNTDLAEELTQETFYQAVKSIERYNGECKMSVWLCQIAKHCYYDHLKREKYRNYSSLEQLAQTGIDFHSNEDLPDIAMIKQDIQQTINLEIQKLKEPHREIFLLRTKLDLSFKEIGVIFNKNENWARVTYYRAKCTLAERMDLNEM; encoded by the coding sequence GTGGAGGATTTAAGCGAAGTTTATAAATCCTATGCAAATGAAGTAAAAGCTTTCCTTCTTTGTTTGACATCAAATACGGATTTAGCAGAAGAATTAACACAAGAAACATTTTATCAAGCCGTAAAATCTATCGAACGTTATAATGGCGAATGCAAAATGTCAGTTTGGTTATGTCAAATTGCTAAGCATTGCTACTATGATCATTTAAAACGGGAGAAGTATAGGAACTATTCAAGTCTTGAACAATTAGCGCAAACGGGTATAGATTTTCATTCTAATGAAGATTTACCAGATATAGCTATGATAAAACAGGATATACAACAGACAATTAATCTGGAGATTCAAAAGCTAAAAGAACCTCATCGAGAAATTTTTTTACTTCGAACAAAGCTAGATTTAAGTTTCAAGGAAATTGGAGTTATCTTCAATAAAAATGAAAATTGGGCAAGAGTTACATATTATCGTGCAAAATGCACTCTAGCAGAAAGGATGGATTTGAATGAAATGTAA
- a CDS encoding IS3 family transposase (programmed frameshift), with amino-acid sequence MTERLFTLKEQARLQCNPNVQAVSDKSITYTDEFKRHFISENEKGKLPRDIFEEAGLNADLIGAVRIKSAGKRWRAAYRKSGVEGLQDTRKTNSGRPSERDLTSEEKIERLEAKNRLLQAENELLKKPRSTRKADDEKEITIQTTLKYELINFTIQKYKLARLVSYLCELMEVSRSGYYRHFGEKSKQKRAAREQADEVVKEIILKAYHFRGRKKGARQIKMTLENQYGITYNLKRIRRIMKKFDIICPIRKANPARRMAKATKEHRTCENTLQREFKQGVAGKVLLTDITYLTYGNGKRAYLSTIKDAQTNEILAYEVSSSLGLEIAMNTLRKLKKHRHLMTDAFIHSDQGFHYTNPKYQAAVKKMGLGQSMSRRGNCWDNAPQESFFGHFKDETNIKDCETMEEVRREIKSYMTYYNHYRGQWNLKKLPPAEYRRQLQQAA; translated from the exons GTGACTGAACGATTGTTTACCTTAAAAGAACAAGCACGCTTGCAATGCAATCCTAACGTACAAGCTGTTAGTGATAAATCCATCACCTATACAGATGAGTTTAAACGTCATTTTATTTCGGAAAATGAAAAAGGAAAACTGCCGCGAGACATTTTTGAAGAGGCTGGATTAAATGCCGATTTAATAGGAGCAGTTCGGATTAAATCTGCAGGAAAGCGTTGGCGTGCCGCCTATAGAAAAAGCGGAGTGGAAGGCTTACAAGACACACGAAAAACCAATTCAGGCCGTCCATCAGAACGCGACTTGACATCCGAAGAAAAGATTGAACGTCTAGAAGCGAAAAACCGCTTATTACAGGCGGAAAATGAACTGTTAAAAAAGC CTCGATCTACTCGAAAGGCAGATGATGAAAAAGAAATCACAATCCAAACGACGCTAAAATATGAACTAATTAATTTCACCATCCAAAAGTATAAATTAGCACGTTTGGTGAGCTACTTATGCGAACTTATGGAGGTATCGCGTTCGGGCTACTATAGGCACTTTGGAGAGAAATCTAAACAGAAACGTGCCGCTCGCGAACAGGCAGACGAAGTTGTAAAGGAAATCATTTTAAAGGCCTATCATTTTCGAGGACGAAAAAAAGGAGCACGCCAAATTAAAATGACACTCGAAAATCAGTACGGCATTACATATAACCTAAAACGCATTCGCCGGATTATGAAAAAATTCGATATCATCTGTCCCATCCGCAAAGCCAACCCAGCACGTCGTATGGCAAAGGCGACGAAAGAGCACCGCACATGTGAAAACACGTTACAACGTGAGTTTAAGCAAGGGGTGGCTGGAAAGGTATTATTGACCGACATCACCTATTTGACATATGGAAATGGCAAACGTGCTTACTTGTCAACGATTAAAGACGCCCAAACGAATGAAATTTTAGCCTATGAAGTTTCTTCTTCGTTAGGTTTGGAGATCGCAATGAATACGCTTCGCAAACTAAAGAAACATCGTCATTTAATGACAGATGCCTTTATACATTCAGATCAAGGATTTCATTATACAAACCCAAAGTATCAGGCAGCAGTGAAGAAAATGGGGTTAGGACAATCGATGTCACGCAGAGGGAACTGTTGGGATAATGCTCCACAGGAATCATTTTTCGGTCACTTCAAGGATGAAACCAATATAAAAGATTGTGAGACAATGGAAGAAGTTAGGCGGGAAATCAAGAGTTATATGACGTACTATAACCATTATCGCGGGCAGTGGAACTTGAAAAAGCTGCCGCCTGCAGAATACAGACGACAGCTTCAACAAGCAGCTTAG
- a CDS encoding MDR family MFS transporter, with protein sequence MEEQKYEYLADNPNIKVLPIMLALIIGAFFAILNETLLNIALITLMDQFSITLPTVQWMATGFMLVMAVVIPISALLLQWFTTRQLFLGTMTVFTIGTIVAASAPTFPILLTGRLIQAVGTGLLMPIIFNVFLLIYPPHRRGKIMGIIGLVIMFAPAIGPTLSGVIVEYLGWRYLFILVIPFALFSIGFGYKYLINVTEVTKPKIDYISLVYSSIGFGSLVYGFSSVGNSAEGFADPLVLLFISMGVIGIVLFVLRQWKLDEPIMNMRVFRYPMFTHAVFMFLIIIMAMFASEIILPIYMQGPLALSAATAGLILLPGSILNGIMSPFMGSLFDKFGPRVLMIPATIVLSGTMFMMSRLTLDTPIWVVVTSYILLMLSVSAIMMPAETNGLNQLPKRLYPHGTAVMSTLQPVAGAIGVSVFISIMNARQLHFLNKSTTPEDAVTADLALVAGVELVYFIAFAMSLVAVALSFIVYRATPQEDMEESK encoded by the coding sequence ATGGAAGAACAGAAATACGAATACTTGGCGGATAACCCGAATATTAAAGTACTGCCAATTATGTTGGCTCTCATTATCGGTGCATTTTTCGCCATTTTGAATGAAACACTATTAAACATCGCACTCATTACACTGATGGATCAGTTTTCCATCACGTTACCGACTGTGCAATGGATGGCTACAGGCTTCATGCTGGTCATGGCCGTCGTCATCCCCATCTCGGCGTTACTTTTACAATGGTTCACGACGCGGCAATTATTCCTCGGTACGATGACCGTCTTCACGATTGGAACAATCGTGGCTGCGAGCGCGCCGACATTTCCCATTCTATTAACGGGTCGACTCATTCAGGCTGTCGGAACAGGATTATTGATGCCGATCATTTTCAACGTCTTCCTACTCATTTATCCACCGCATAGACGGGGTAAAATTATGGGAATCATCGGACTTGTCATTATGTTCGCTCCAGCGATTGGCCCAACGTTATCAGGTGTGATCGTGGAATATCTCGGATGGCGTTATTTATTCATCCTCGTCATTCCATTCGCATTATTTTCTATCGGGTTTGGTTATAAATACTTGATCAATGTTACGGAAGTCACAAAACCAAAAATTGATTATATTTCATTGGTCTATTCATCAATTGGTTTTGGATCTCTCGTCTATGGATTCAGCTCCGTTGGGAATAGCGCAGAAGGTTTTGCAGATCCGCTCGTCTTGTTGTTTATCAGTATGGGCGTGATCGGTATTGTGCTGTTCGTCTTGCGTCAGTGGAAGCTAGATGAACCGATTATGAATATGCGCGTGTTCCGATACCCAATGTTCACTCACGCCGTCTTCATGTTCTTGATTATCATTATGGCGATGTTTGCTTCCGAAATTATTTTACCCATCTATATGCAAGGACCACTCGCGCTTAGCGCAGCGACTGCAGGGTTGATTCTACTGCCTGGCAGTATTTTAAATGGTATTATGTCTCCGTTCATGGGGTCACTATTCGATAAGTTTGGTCCGCGTGTGCTGATGATTCCAGCGACGATTGTGCTCAGCGGAACGATGTTCATGATGAGTCGATTGACACTCGATACGCCCATTTGGGTGGTTGTCACGAGCTATATCTTGCTGATGCTCAGTGTATCTGCGATTATGATGCCGGCCGAGACGAATGGATTGAATCAACTACCGAAGCGATTATATCCGCACGGCACCGCAGTTATGTCGACGCTACAACCAGTTGCTGGAGCTATTGGCGTGTCGGTATTTATTAGTATTATGAATGCGAGACAACTGCACTTCCTAAATAAATCGACAACACCTGAAGACGCAGTAACTGCTGATTTGGCTCTCGTTGCTGGTGTTGAACTTGTCTACTTCATCGCATTCGCCATGTCGCTTGTGGCAGTTGCGCTGTCGTTTATTGTGTACCGTGCTACACCGCAAGAAGATATGGAAGAAAGTAAATAA